The Stigmatella ashevillena genomic sequence TTCCTCATGGACTTCGGGTGCGGCACCTGGGCGGGGGCCGCCTCCCTCACCGATGGGATTCTGGCCCCCGGCACCAAGCTCTACCGCAGCCCCCAGGCGCTGCGCTTTCAGTGGAAACACCGCCGTGCGCCCACCGCCCATTACCCCGCGACACCGGCCGATGATGTGTATGCCTTGGGGGTAACGGCCTACCACCTCTGCACGGGAATCTATCCGCCCCTCGCGACGGCTCCCTCCATCCTGGAGGATGATGCACGGGACACGCAGGAGGCGCTCGTACCTCCTGGCAGACTCACCCCGCTGAGGCCTGAACTGGAGGCCCTCATCCTCCGAATGCTCTCCGATCATCCCCAGGACCGAGGCAATGCCGCAGAGCTGGCCGCGGCCATGGAGGCGCTGGTGGCCACCACCGAGCCTGAACCGGGCCCCCCGGTGAGCCAGAGCCTCCCCACCGTGCCTTCAGAGGACACGGGCCCTCCCGCCCCGCTCCCTCATTCCAGCGGCAGATGGCCCTTCGTCCTCTTCCCACTGGCCGCCGTGCTCCTCATCTTCATCTCTGGAAGCCTGAACATAGAGGGGGCTCGGTATCCTCCTTCTGGCATGAGTGATGGCGGAACCGGCGGTGTGGCGGACGCGGCCGTGGCGGACATTCCCGCTTCCAGCGAGCCGAAGGATGCCGAGCCCAACCGACTGAGCCTCGACATCCCTCAGGAGCCTTTGCCGGGCCAGCGCCGCCCGCCGTGCCTGCGCTCCCAGAGCAACATCCGGGGAGGCTGCTGGATGGAGCTCAAAGCCGCCCCACCCTGCGAAGAGGGCTCTTACGCTTGGAAGGAGGCCTGTTACTCCCCTGTGCTCGCCCCTCCCCGTCCTAGCACTTCGGACAGGCCTTAGGTCCCTGCGTCCCGTGACGGACCAGCGGATCCGTGCAGGGCACACGCCAGCGCGTCGGTCCAACCGGCCATCTCGCGTCTGACGAGGGTGCTGGGGGGGGCCAACAACTCCACCTCAACGTATCCGTCCGGCCAGGGACGTGGTGGAGGGGATTGAGGACGGACCCGTGTCGTGCTCGGCGAAGAGCGCGAGTTCAAGGGGGACAGGAGAGCGTTGAGGAGGAAGCGGAGCGAGCTCAGGCCGCGGCGGCGACGTCCAGGTGAGGCTTCCACAGGTGGGGGAGCAGTTCGTCGATGCGCGAGTTGGGGTGAGTCTGCACGCGCAGCAGCACGTCTTGCAGGTACAGCTCGGGGTTGATGCCGTTGGCCTCACAGGTGGCCACCAAAGCATAGAGGCCCGCCAGGTTCTCGCCCGCAGCCTGATGGCCGACGAAGAGGAAATTCTTGCGACCCAAGGCCACCTTGCGCAGTGCGCCCTCGCTGCGGTTGTTGTCCAAAGGCAACCGCTCGTCATCCACGAAGCGGCAGAGGGGCTGCCACTGGTGGAGAGTATAGGAGAGAGCCTGACCCATGGGGCTCTTGGGTGGATGCAGCGGCAGTTGCGCGGTGAGCCAGGCGTGGAGCGCCTGGAGGATGGGGCGGCTCTTGTGCTGGCGCAGAGCCCGGTGGGTCAGCATGCGCACCACGCCTGTCTGCACCGCCTCGTGCTCCACTCGGTAGAGCGACAGGATGAAATCCAAGGCCTGCTGGGCCTCGGGCGCGGTGGACAGAGCGTCGAAGAATTTGCGGCGCGCGTGCGACCAGCAACCGACGCGGATGCGCCCGCCCGGCAGTGTCACGGGGTTGTAACCGGTATACGCATCCACCACGAGCGCCCCCAACGTGCCGTTCAACACCTGCTGGGGTGTTTTTCCAGAGCGGCTCATGCTGAAGCGGTAGCCAATGAGCCACTGGCCTTGCTCATTCTGAGTCAGGAATGTCCACAGGTAGCCCAGGTGTGTCTTCTTCACCTCCAGCACGCGCAGCGGCGTCTCATCGGCCCACACCACGGCCGACTGGCTGATGAGCAGCAGCAGGCGCGCGGCCAATGGGGCCACCCCTTCGGCAGCCCGATGGAACAAGTCCG encodes the following:
- the tnpC gene encoding IS66 family transposase, with product MPLDHFCPWREEAEELRERLTTLEAKMASLERHVFGKKAERLPTVRQQLRAERTDTEEAAQAQAALQKRRERAARKREQAPTREVRHAVPEQQRQCPACGSQELKPLGAGRISALYEYIPPRFERQVHVQETLACACGKGVVTAPPPPKVVDRGEYGPGFIAHVVASKCADSLPLHRLAQRVERAGVPMSRSTLTDLFHRAAEGVAPLAARLLLLISQSAVVWADETPLRVLEVKKTHLGYLWTFLTQNEQGQWLIGYRFSMSRSGKTPQQVLNGTLGALVVDAYTGYNPVTLPGGRIRVGCWSHARRKFFDALSTAPEAQQALDFILSLYRVEHEAVQTGVVRMLTHRALRQHKSRPILQALHAWLTAQLPLHPPKSPMGQALSYTLHQWQPLCRFVDDERLPLDNNRSEGALRKVALGRKNFLFVGHQAAGENLAGLYALVATCEANGINPELYLQDVLLRVQTHPNSRIDELLPHLWKPHLDVAAAA
- a CDS encoding serine/threonine-protein kinase, with protein sequence MDALSPEALPSGTLIGSWVVEGCAGYGTYGVVYRAHREGHTEPVALKLARHPNDERFAREAELLTRIQHPGVPRFLDGGTWTGGRTRDKYPYLVMQWVEGLRLYAWANQHPLVSPQVPRVLAQVARALEATHACQGLHRDVKGDNILVTPSGRAFLMDFGCGTWAGAASLTDGILAPGTKLYRSPQALRFQWKHRRAPTAHYPATPADDVYALGVTAYHLCTGIYPPLATAPSILEDDARDTQEALVPPGRLTPLRPELEALILRMLSDHPQDRGNAAELAAAMEALVATTEPEPGPPVSQSLPTVPSEDTGPPAPLPHSSGRWPFVLFPLAAVLLIFISGSLNIEGARYPPSGMSDGGTGGVADAAVADIPASSEPKDAEPNRLSLDIPQEPLPGQRRPPCLRSQSNIRGGCWMELKAAPPCEEGSYAWKEACYSPVLAPPRPSTSDRP